The Sediminispirochaeta bajacaliforniensis DSM 16054 genome has a segment encoding these proteins:
- the nuoF gene encoding NADH-quinone oxidoreductase subunit NuoF → MKRIGNSNELTQVQTQLCASERKKTHLIRVCAGGGCLASGSIEVMEALESNLKELAVDASVKKTGCLGPCARGPVVMIEPEGLFYEGVHPEDCREICESLYKAGKNDTVAPIEHLLHYNRAEQRSVVMVDEVDFYRGQAKIVLSRCGVVDPDSIEDAIACGAYSALARVLSEDDTDKVIDTLKKSGLRGRGGAGFPTWLKWDFTRKSPGEEKYVLCNADEGDPGAFMDRSVLEGDPHALIEGMAIAGKTIGADHGVVYVRAEYPLAVKRLGHAIEEAKESGLLGENILGSEFNFDIEIRMGSGAFVCGEETALIASIEGRRGEPRPRPPFPANKGLWGKPSLLNNVETYANIAGIIKKGAEWYASFGTAESKGTKVFALAGAISTSGLVEVPIGTCLGEVVFDIGGGIPGGKEFKAAQIGGPSGGCIPREYLNVPLDYASLQELGAIMGSGGLIVMDDDTCMVDVARYFLEFVQEESCGKCTPCRVGTKRMLEILERICNGKGEMEDIDRLIELGTKIKETALCGLGQTAPNPVLSTIRHFRHEYEEHIRDHHCTAGVCPALVRAPCQSACPAGVDIPGFISLVKERRYAEALRLHRERNPFAAVCARVCFHTCEDKCRRAGIDEAVAIRAIKRYMVDQEVTVQRPEVREDADREGRKVAIIGAGPAGLSCGYFLARLGYRPRIFEAQSRPGGMLVQTIPAYRLPRETLAREIRMIEQIGVDIVTDKRLGRDFSLQDLRDEGYEAIFIAVGAPGNLRLGIRGEAAEGVVQGIDFLRTYNIRGSVSVGERIVVVGGGNAAVDAARTAIRLGAKEVTMLYRRSREQMPAYAEEIEEALLEGVKLMSLTQPSEILTDGKGAVRAIRCHGMTLGEFDRSGRRRPTDDEAQPFEIETDQIIIAIGQALDKKTFAGATEIPIGGNRFIAANQRDGSTAIPWLFAGGDAATGPNSVVSAIASGEKAAVGIDAALFGSSDPFWRKEKKLDTDYDPTADPVPYPREKIPTIEIERRKNNFDEVEKTWTESVAIRQCARCLRCDYGKEQV, encoded by the coding sequence ATGAAACGAATAGGGAACAGCAATGAACTTACTCAGGTCCAAACGCAACTCTGTGCATCAGAAAGGAAAAAAACCCATCTGATTCGGGTCTGTGCAGGAGGTGGTTGTCTGGCATCGGGCAGCATCGAGGTAATGGAGGCTCTGGAGTCCAACCTGAAAGAATTGGCCGTTGATGCGTCGGTAAAAAAAACCGGCTGCCTAGGCCCTTGTGCAAGAGGCCCCGTTGTTATGATTGAGCCGGAAGGCCTGTTTTATGAAGGGGTGCATCCGGAAGATTGCCGGGAAATCTGCGAATCCCTTTACAAGGCAGGGAAGAACGACACCGTCGCCCCAATAGAGCATCTCCTCCACTATAATAGAGCTGAGCAACGTTCGGTTGTAATGGTTGATGAGGTTGATTTTTACCGGGGACAGGCAAAGATCGTACTTTCCCGCTGTGGGGTTGTCGATCCCGATTCCATCGAAGATGCAATTGCCTGTGGGGCTTATTCGGCTCTTGCTAGGGTGTTGAGTGAAGATGATACGGACAAGGTAATCGATACCCTCAAAAAATCGGGTCTCAGAGGTCGGGGAGGGGCAGGTTTCCCTACCTGGCTGAAGTGGGATTTTACCCGCAAATCTCCGGGAGAGGAAAAGTATGTTCTTTGTAATGCCGATGAGGGCGATCCGGGTGCCTTCATGGACCGAAGTGTTCTGGAGGGAGACCCGCATGCCCTTATCGAAGGAATGGCAATAGCGGGGAAGACCATCGGTGCCGATCACGGTGTCGTATATGTCCGCGCCGAATACCCCCTGGCGGTAAAACGGCTCGGCCATGCAATCGAGGAGGCAAAGGAGTCGGGACTTCTCGGAGAAAACATTCTCGGCAGCGAGTTTAATTTTGATATCGAGATCAGAATGGGATCGGGAGCCTTCGTCTGCGGAGAGGAAACGGCGCTGATCGCTTCCATCGAGGGAAGACGGGGAGAGCCACGGCCGAGGCCTCCATTTCCGGCAAACAAGGGCCTATGGGGAAAGCCCAGTCTTCTCAACAATGTGGAAACATACGCAAATATCGCCGGAATCATAAAGAAGGGGGCAGAATGGTACGCCTCCTTCGGAACGGCGGAGAGTAAAGGGACCAAAGTTTTTGCCCTGGCAGGGGCAATCTCCACCAGCGGACTTGTCGAGGTGCCAATAGGGACCTGCCTTGGTGAGGTTGTTTTCGATATCGGGGGTGGTATTCCCGGCGGCAAGGAGTTCAAAGCCGCTCAGATAGGAGGACCTTCGGGAGGTTGTATCCCCAGAGAATACCTAAACGTTCCTTTGGATTATGCATCACTCCAGGAACTTGGTGCAATTATGGGTTCCGGAGGATTGATCGTCATGGACGACGACACCTGTATGGTGGATGTCGCCCGCTATTTTCTTGAATTCGTGCAGGAAGAGTCATGCGGAAAGTGTACCCCTTGCCGTGTAGGCACCAAAAGGATGCTGGAAATCCTGGAGCGTATCTGCAACGGAAAAGGGGAGATGGAGGATATAGATCGTCTCATTGAACTGGGAACGAAAATCAAGGAAACAGCCCTCTGCGGCCTCGGACAGACGGCTCCCAATCCGGTACTCTCAACAATCCGTCATTTCAGACATGAGTATGAGGAACATATAAGGGACCACCACTGCACGGCTGGGGTGTGCCCAGCCCTTGTGCGAGCCCCGTGTCAGAGCGCCTGTCCCGCCGGAGTTGATATCCCCGGATTTATATCCCTCGTCAAAGAGCGACGTTATGCCGAGGCACTACGGCTCCACCGGGAACGCAACCCCTTTGCGGCCGTCTGCGCTCGGGTTTGTTTCCATACCTGCGAAGACAAATGCAGAAGAGCGGGAATTGATGAGGCTGTGGCAATCAGGGCTATCAAGCGCTACATGGTCGACCAAGAGGTAACGGTCCAGCGGCCGGAGGTACGGGAAGATGCCGATCGGGAAGGAAGAAAGGTGGCTATCATCGGCGCCGGCCCGGCAGGGCTCTCCTGTGGTTATTTCCTTGCCCGCCTTGGCTATCGCCCTCGTATTTTTGAGGCCCAGTCCAGGCCCGGCGGTATGCTTGTTCAGACCATTCCCGCCTATAGGCTCCCCAGAGAAACCCTTGCCAGAGAAATCCGTATGATAGAACAGATTGGAGTGGATATCGTAACCGATAAACGGTTGGGAAGGGATTTCAGCCTACAAGACCTTAGAGATGAGGGATACGAGGCAATTTTCATCGCCGTCGGCGCCCCCGGTAACCTCCGTCTCGGTATCAGGGGAGAAGCGGCCGAAGGCGTGGTTCAGGGTATCGACTTCCTGCGAACCTATAACATACGAGGAAGCGTCTCTGTCGGAGAACGGATTGTGGTGGTAGGAGGCGGCAATGCAGCCGTCGATGCGGCACGAACTGCAATTCGCCTGGGGGCAAAAGAGGTGACGATGCTCTATCGCCGAAGCAGGGAGCAGATGCCGGCCTATGCCGAAGAGATCGAAGAGGCCTTACTGGAAGGGGTAAAGCTTATGTCGCTCACCCAACCATCCGAGATACTTACCGACGGGAAAGGAGCCGTTCGCGCCATACGATGCCACGGTATGACCCTTGGCGAGTTCGACAGATCGGGACGAAGGCGCCCCACCGATGACGAGGCACAGCCATTTGAGATCGAAACCGACCAGATAATTATTGCAATAGGTCAGGCTCTGGATAAAAAGACCTTTGCTGGTGCAACGGAAATACCTATAGGCGGCAACAGATTCATCGCAGCAAACCAAAGAGATGGCTCAACTGCAATTCCCTGGCTTTTTGCGGGAGGGGATGCGGCAACCGGCCCCAATTCGGTAGTCTCCGCCAT
- a CDS encoding NADH-quinone oxidoreductase subunit NuoE family protein: protein MEVLTQKEMIDQTNAIIDSFLDTRGALIPVLQNAQNLFGYLDQEVLKQISRRLRIPYSEVAGVVGFYSYFSTVPRGEHIVRVCLGTACYVRGGKEVLSALQDVLGIDVGETTEDRLFSLEIGRCFGACGLSPVVMIDEDVHQRVKPATVRDILFPYRTKEAV, encoded by the coding sequence ATGGAAGTATTAACACAAAAAGAGATGATCGACCAGACAAATGCGATTATCGACTCGTTTCTCGACACCCGGGGGGCACTGATTCCGGTCCTGCAAAACGCTCAGAACCTTTTCGGTTACCTTGATCAGGAAGTGCTGAAGCAGATAAGCCGGCGCTTGCGAATCCCCTACAGTGAAGTTGCGGGAGTGGTTGGATTCTATTCCTACTTTTCCACCGTCCCCAGAGGGGAACACATCGTCCGAGTATGCCTCGGTACCGCATGCTATGTCCGGGGAGGGAAGGAAGTGCTTTCCGCCCTGCAAGATGTCCTCGGCATCGATGTGGGAGAAACGACCGAAGACAGACTCTTCAGCCTGGAAATTGGACGTTGTTTCGGGGCCTGCGGACTCTCTCCAGTCGTCATGATCGATGAGGATGTTCATCAACGTGTGAAACCGGCAACGGTCCGGGACATCCTTTTTCCGTATCGGACCAAGGAGGCGGTATGA